The stretch of DNA GCCCACTGCAATAGTCAGATCGGCATGCGGGGGTACCAGGTGCCTGGGGAGGTTAGTGACGGCGTTGCCGAAACGGTCAAAATAGACAATCTCCCCCCGGGCGCAGGTACCTTCCACGCTGGGTTGGGGGACTTTTGTACGGACCAGCTCTGGTATCGCGGGGCCCAGCTCGCGAAGTGCAAGTCCGCGTGACAAGTGCCCCGCAACTGGGGCAAAGACGTCACGTCCATGAAAGGTGGCGCTTACCTCCGGCAAAAACAGGTCTTGGCGTTCTATGAGCACCGCCTCCCACCGGCTTTCCCGCGCCAGCACCCAGCTCAGCACCCCATTGTCCGGGGCCACGAACAGATGAGCCCCAGCCTGCACGGCAATGGCACGCCGCCTGCTGCCCACACCAGGGTCCACCACGACCAGGTGAACTGTACCGTGTGGGAAGTAGGGATAGGCCATCTGCAGGACAAACGCGGCCGCCTCCACATCGTGAGCGGGAATCTCGTGCGTGAGGTCGACCAGCCTCGCCTCAGGATTGATGCCAAGGATGACGCCTTTCATCACCCCCACGAAGGCGTCCACGGTGCCAAAATCGGTGAGCAGGGTGACAATGCCGCTGGGTTCCTTGGCATCTCCGTTGCCAATGGCCATGTGCGCTACTTCTCGATAGTCAAAGCCACCATACGCTCGCCCACGCGTTGGCGCAAGAGTTCCACGTCCTTCGGCCCGCCCACGATATCCCCATAGTGCATCGGCACAACTACCCGCGGCCGCATGGCCTCCACCGCCTTTGCCGCTTCCTCGGCGCCCATAGTGTAGGTACCCCCAATGGGCAACAGGGCCACATCGGGGTGAATGCCTCTCATCTCGGGGATAAAGTCGGTGTCCCCGGCATGATAGACCACCTCTCCCCTCTGCAGCCGGACCACATACCCCACCCACCGGTTTTCCCTCTTGTGAAACTCCTTGCCCACATTGTAGGCAGGCACAGCGACGATCTGGATGCCCCCTATAGAAACAGTGTCCCCTGGTGAAATGGGTATCAGGCTTTCACGCTTTTGTCGCAGTGCGTCCAGGTCACGCGTTTTTTGCGCTTGGGCGATCACATCTGGCGGCGCAATCAAACGCGTATTACCCTTCACCAGGCGTGCTATCGTGCCGGGCGCATAGTGATCGAAGTGGCTGTGCGTAACCAAAACTATGTCTGCCAAAGGAGCATTTGCTGGCACTTTCCAGGGGTCAATGTAGATCTGTGAGTCGCCGTCCTGGAGACGAAAGGACGCATGGCCGTACCAGTGAACAAACGCGGCAACGTCCGGCGCGGGCCGTGGCTGCTGTGCTTGAAAGACCGCGCACACCCAAAGCACAAGGTAGACTCCCTTGATCATGGCTCACACCCTCCTGGGCTGTTATTCAGGGCAAAAAGCCCTGATCTGATCAAAGAGGTCCTTTCTGCGGGCAAGGTCATGCTCAAACTCAAATTCGTCGGCTTCCACCGTCAGAACATTCATCTCCTTGCTCGCGTTCTTGATCCAGCGCTCATAAGCCAGGTTGAGCTCGTGGAGATATTCCGGAGTAATACCCTTCTCGAAATCCCGTCCGCGGCGACGAATGCGCGAGATAAGGGTCCAGGTGGAGGCACGCAGGTAGACAATCAGGTCCGGCTTGCGGAGATAGCTGGTCATGCAGTAGAAGAGCTCACGGTAGTTGTCATAGTCGCGCTGCTCCATGTGCCCTTGCTTGTAGAGGATGTAGGCAAAAATCTCCGCGTCTTCGTAGATGGACCGGTCCTGCACGCAGGAGACCGGGCTCTCGCTGATCAGTTTCTGGTCCATGAATCGTTTGGACAAGAAGTAGACCTGGAGGTTGAAACTCCAGCGGCTCAT from candidate division KSB1 bacterium encodes:
- a CDS encoding SAM-dependent chlorinase/fluorinase; this translates as MAIGNGDAKEPSGIVTLLTDFGTVDAFVGVMKGVILGINPEARLVDLTHEIPAHDVEAAAFVLQMAYPYFPHGTVHLVVVDPGVGSRRRAIAVQAGAHLFVAPDNGVLSWVLARESRWEAVLIERQDLFLPEVSATFHGRDVFAPVAGHLSRGLALRELGPAIPELVRTKVPQPSVEGTCARGEIVYFDRFGNAVTNLPRHLVPPHADLTIAVGSFRIQGLVSCYDEGTEGMPMALWGSAGYLELALRRDNLRARLGLVKGQKVYLQW
- a CDS encoding deoxynucleoside kinase, whose protein sequence is MPKKHFVAVAGNIGVGKTTLTRLIAEHFGWQPFFERVIDNPYLSDFYADMSRWSFNLQVYFLSKRFMDQKLISESPVSCVQDRSIYEDAEIFAYILYKQGHMEQRDYDNYRELFYCMTSYLRKPDLIVYLRASTWTLISRIRRRGRDFEKGITPEYLHELNLAYERWIKNASKEMNVLTVEADEFEFEHDLARRKDLFDQIRAFCPE
- a CDS encoding MBL fold metallo-hydrolase yields the protein MIKGVYLVLWVCAVFQAQQPRPAPDVAAFVHWYGHASFRLQDGDSQIYIDPWKVPANAPLADIVLVTHSHFDHYAPGTIARLVKGNTRLIAPPDVIAQAQKTRDLDALRQKRESLIPISPGDTVSIGGIQIVAVPAYNVGKEFHKRENRWVGYVVRLQRGEVVYHAGDTDFIPEMRGIHPDVALLPIGGTYTMGAEEAAKAVEAMRPRVVVPMHYGDIVGGPKDVELLRQRVGERMVALTIEK